The Seriola aureovittata isolate HTS-2021-v1 ecotype China chromosome 12, ASM2101889v1, whole genome shotgun sequence genome window below encodes:
- the marchf11 gene encoding E3 ubiquitin-protein ligase MARCHF11: protein MSTEEGEAGPACAEARGGTAITHRHTWEEGEPHGSQGRPHPDDEDETEQGEEQGEGEGRSCRDTCGGTAEKFNGENNGGNFSSEDGAVGGTSCKTQAMHSNCSSETCIPTPSCRICFQGAEQGDLLNPCRCDGSVRYTHQHCLLKWISERGCWTCELCCYRFHVIAINMKRPWQWQSITITLVEKVQIIAVFLGSLFLVASISWLLWSALSPQAVWQRRDILFQICYGMYGFMDLVCVGLIVHEGAAVYNVFMRWRAVNLHWDVQSYDKAKDMEETSTGHSSLAPRTLWLPLVTFGPSGPLQSTHLGPQPWTCLCLAPFCPRLVARNNLSQDSESGEVVIRVTSV, encoded by the exons atgagcacagaggagggagaggcggGTCCAGCTTGTGCAGAGGCGAGGGGAGGCACTGCCATCACCCACCGCCACACCTGGGAGGAAGGCGAACCGCACGGCTCCCAAGGACGTCCGCATCCCGACGATGAGGACGAGACGGAGCAGGGAGAGGAgcaaggagaaggagagggccGAAGCTGTAGGGATACATGTGGGGGAACCGCAGAGAAATTCAATGGAGAGAACAACGGGGGGAATTTTTCCAGTGAGGATGGGGCGGTCGGGGGCACATCGTGCAAGACGCAGGCGATGCATTCAAACTGCAGCAGCGAAACCTGCATCCCCACTCCCAGCTGCCGGATCTGCTTCCAAGGCGCAGAGCAG GGTGACTTGTTGAACCCATGTCGGTGTGACGGCTCAGTGCGTTACACCCACCAGCACTGCCTGCTGAAGTGGATCAGTGAGAGGGGCTGCTGGACCTGTGAGCTCTGCTGCTATCGCTTCCACGTCATCGCCATCAACATGAAGAGACCGTGGCAG tggCAGTCCATCACCATCACCCTGGTGGAGAAGGTGCAGATCATTGCTGTGTTCCTGGGCTCATTGTTTTTGGTGGCCAGCATCTCCTGGCTGCTGTGGTCGGCTCTCAGCCCGCAGGCCGTCTGGCAGCGCCGCGACATCCTCTTTCAGATCTGCTACGGCATGTATGGCTTCATGGACCTGGTCTGCGTAG GCTTGATTGTCCATGAGGGGGCAGCAGTGTACAATGTCTTCATGCGGTGGCGGGCCGTAAACCTCCACTGGGACGTTCAGAGCTATGACAAGGCCAAGGACATGGAGGAGACGAGCACCGGTCACTCCTCGTTGGCCCCCAGGACGCTTTGGTTGCCCCTGGTCACCTTTGGGCCCAGTGGCCCCTTACAGTCCACCCACCTGGGACCGCAGCCATGGACTTGCCTCTGTTTGGCCCCCTTCTGTCCCAGGCTAGTGGCCCGAAACAACCTCAGTCAGGACAGTGAGTCAGGAGAGGTTGTTATTCGTGTAACATCGGTCTAA